In one window of Arctopsyche grandis isolate Sample6627 chromosome 6, ASM5162203v2, whole genome shotgun sequence DNA:
- the AspRS-m gene encoding aspartyl-tRNA synthetase, mitochondrial isoform X2, with protein MTMWRAAARVADGFPIRRPFRSFPNPGYPMEPFETMPRRVSCGELRTQHIGALVELAGSVQEKRLGRFLLLRDAHGTTQLVIPDETMVTGQVEVSIQEVVMVRVNRGNFIKNDKNIRGKMINSQTASVRNYTTSAYAKSLTTEEYTKCKGSESLILQMQNRAETCGDFSSDDVGRKVTLIGWIHGQHLPRFIKLKDGHGIIQCLIPIVKPELQNVLKTITSEDVLQVVGTVMARPTSQVNMQEGGGDIEILVNEIIKLDPNLPVPILDEEIDEPKPNETGINSHTWRTHTCGELNIEHVGQQITLCGWLEHCRLGKFFTIRDSYGVTQCIISDENVQAYSIHNIPLESTLEVKGHVGARPASSINPNMDTGEIEVLINSLKVLNPATFAPFQIRSFNKPKEQLHLRHRYLYLRYPEMQSNLRTRSNILMKMRKFLVDTHEFVEVETPTLFCRTPGGAKEFIVPTRHKGQFYSLIQSPQQHKQMLMAGAIDRYFQVARCYRDEATRIDRQPEFTQMDIEMSFASRENIMSLVEDLVRCSWPHPLPSPFPCFTYQEILSKYGTDKPDTSYDLLLQNITNHLNTNGNLSSNVEDFGAFAIVVRQKMNINISNNFKKSLQESAIERFPNVRLICSRIKQPLDQWCTSIAILGKDVMQVIAAELELSIGETLFIAYGPKDKVCWCLGEIRSKLGEQAKTNNQLEQTSSAETPMWVIDFPLFNKGDDNQLETCHHPFTAPHPDDFHLLKTNPLKVRSLAYDLVLAGNEIAGGSVRIHNSQLQREVLEMLKISPEPLEHLLKALESGCPPHAGIALGIDRLVAIACGAESIREVIAFPKSHEGRDPLSGAPSHLTQKDLDVYNICVPDSIDPAPKRLRTDV; from the exons atgacAATGTGGCGAGCGGCCGCCCGCGTCGCTGATG gTTTCCCCATACGGCGGCCTTTCAGATCATTCCCAAACCCTGGCTACCCAATGGAGCCTTTCGAGACGATGCCTCGTCGAGTCAGCTGTGGAGAACTTCGCACCCAGCACATTGGCGCCCTGGTCGAGCTAGCTGGTAGCGTACAGGAGAAACGCCTCGGTCGGTTTTTGCTGCTGAGAGACGCCCATGGGACCACACAACTCGTCATCCCCGATGAA ACTATGGTCACCGGTCAAGTAGAAGTTTCTATTCAAGAAGTTGTTATGGTACGTGTCAATCGtggtaattttatcaaaaatgacAAAAACATCAGAGGGAAGATGATAAATTCACAGACAGCTTCCGTTCGAAACTACACCACATCCGCTTACGCCAAATCTCTCACGACGGAAGAGTACACAAAGTGCA AAGGAAGTGAGAGCCTAATTTTACAAATGCAAAATAGAGCAGAAACTTGTGGCGACTTCAGCTCTGACGATGTCGGACGCAAAGTCACTCTGATCGGTTGGATACACGGTCAACATTTACCAAGATTCATCAAGCTTAAAGACGGGCATGGAATCATACAATGCCTAATTCCAATAGTT AAACCTGAGCTTCAAAATGTTCTCAAAACCATTACATCCGAGGATGTTTTACAAGTTGTAGGAACTGTAATGGCAAGGCCCACGTCTCAAGTTAACATG CAAGAAGGTGGCGGTGATATCGAAATATTAGTCAACGAAATTATCAAACTAGATCCCAATTTACCTGTACCAATATTAGATGAAGAAATAGACGAGCCAaag ccaAATGAAACTGGTATCAACTCCCACACTTGGCGAACTCATACTTGCGGAGAACTCAACATTGAACATGTCGGACAGCAAATTACGTTATGCGGTTGGTTAGAGCATTGTCGCCTTGgaaagtttttcactatacGTGATTCTTACGGTGTTACCCAATGCATTATATCCGATGAA AATGTCCAAGCATACTCCATTCACAACATTCCATTAGAGTCGACTTTAGAAGTGAAAGGTCACGTCGGGGCTCGACCGGCGTCATCGATAAATCCTAATATGGATACTGGAGAAATAGAAGTGTTAATAAATTCGTTGAAAGTTTTAAACCCAGCTACTTTTGCCCCATTTCAAATACGATCGTTCAACAAACCAAAAGAACAGTTGCATTTACGTCatag GTATTTATATCTTAGGTATCCTGAAATGCAGAGCAATCTGAGAACTCGTTCAAATATTCTAATGAAAATGAGAAAGTTCCTAGTAGATACGCACGAATTCGTCGAAGTAGAAACGCCTACGCTTTTTTGCCGTACTCCTggg GGCGCTAAGGAATTCATAGTTCCGACTCGACACAAAGGACAATTTTACTCGTTGATACAGAGTCCTCAACAACACAAACAAATGTTAATGGCAGGTGCTATAGATAGATATTTTCAAGTAGCTAGATGTTACAG AGATGAGGCGACACGAATAGATCGACAGCCCGAATTCACACAGATGGATATAGAAATGTCTTTCGCAAGCCGTGAAAATATAATGTCTCTGGTAGAAGATTTAGTTCGTTGCTCGTGGCCTCATCCACTACCGTCGCCGTTCCCATGTTTTACTTATCAAGAAATCTTATCCAAATACGGCACAGACAAACCGGACACATCTTACGATTTACTA CTCCAAAATATAACAAATCACCTCAACACCAATGGAAATTTAAGCAGCAACGTTGAAGATTTCGGTGCCTTTGCGATCGTCGTACGCCAAaagatgaatataaatatatcgaaCAATTTTAAAAAGTCTTTGCAAGAGTCCGCTATAGAAAGATTTCCGAATGTCCGTTTGATATGCTCACGTATAAAACAGCCACTCGATCAATGGTGCACGTCAATTGCTATTTTAGGCAAGGATGTTATGCAAGTGATCGCTGCAGAACTTGAACTTTCCATCGGAGAGACTTTATTCATAGCTTACGGTCCTAAAGATAAAGTC tgtTGGTGTTTGGGAGAAATACGGTCGAAATTAGGAGAACAGGCTAAAACCAACAATCAATTGGAACAAACATCATCTGCAGAAACTCCAATGTGGGTTATTGACTTTCCTCTTTTCAACAAAGGTGACGATAATCAACTGGAAACTTGCCACCATCCTTTCACGGCGCCGCATCCTGATGATTTCCATTTACTTAAAACTAATCCATTGAAG gTACGCAGTTTAGCATACGATTTGGTTTTAGCTGGAAATGAAATCGCCGGAGGTTCCGTCAGAATACACAACAGTCAACTCCAACGAGAAGTATTAgaaatgttgaaaatttcaCCCGAGCCGTTGGAACATTTATTGAAGGCTCTTGAAAGTGGTTGTCCTCCACACGCCGGAATTGCTCTCG GTATTGATAGATTGGTGGCGATTGCTTGCGGCGCCGAATCCATCAGAGAAGTTATAGCTTTTCCCAAATCTCACGAAGGTCGGGATCCTTTATCTGGTGCGCCGAGTCATCTCACTCAAAAGGATTTGGACGTTTACAATATTTGtgtacctgattcaatagatccAGCTCCGAAAAGACTACGAACGGATGTCTAA
- the LOC143912708 gene encoding U6 snRNA-associated Sm-like protein LSm4 yields the protein MLPLSLLRTAQNHPMLVELKNGETYNGHLVSCDNWMNINLREVICTSRDGDKFWRMPECYIRGSTIKYLRIPDEVIDMVKEETQMKARGRGDMKGRGGQNQRSGRGSGRGTFGGRGGRPNPLGRGGGPGRNPQNKPKQK from the exons ATG CTTCCACTATCGTTGTTGAGAACTGCTCAGAATCATCCTATG ttagttgaattaaaaaatggaGAAACGTACAATGGACATTTAGTGAGTTGTGATAACTGGATGAATATTAACCTCCGAGAAGTTATCTGCACTTCGAGA GATGGTGACAAATTTTGGAGGATGCCAGAATGCTACATTAGGGGGAgtactataaaatatttacgcatCCCCGATGAAGTCATCGATATGGTCAAAGAGGAAACCCAAATGAAGGCCAGAGGACGTGGCGACATGAAAGGCAGAGGAGGGCAGAATCAAAGATCGGGCCGTGGATCAGGAAgag GTACATTCGGTGGACGAGGAGGCCGTCCAAACCCTCTTGGTCGTGGAGGCGGACCCGGTAGAAACCCACAAAATAAGcccaaacaaaaataa
- the AspRS-m gene encoding aspartyl-tRNA synthetase, mitochondrial isoform X1 gives MTMWRAAARVADGFPIRRPFRSFPNPGYPMEPFETMPRRVSCGELRTQHIGALVELAGSVQEKRLGRFLLLRDAHGTTQLVIPDERPDINKRLSNLPLRSFISVIGWVLSRPGGAINETMVTGQVEVSIQEVVMVRVNRGNFIKNDKNIRGKMINSQTASVRNYTTSAYAKSLTTEEYTKCKGSESLILQMQNRAETCGDFSSDDVGRKVTLIGWIHGQHLPRFIKLKDGHGIIQCLIPIVKPELQNVLKTITSEDVLQVVGTVMARPTSQVNMQEGGGDIEILVNEIIKLDPNLPVPILDEEIDEPKPNETGINSHTWRTHTCGELNIEHVGQQITLCGWLEHCRLGKFFTIRDSYGVTQCIISDENVQAYSIHNIPLESTLEVKGHVGARPASSINPNMDTGEIEVLINSLKVLNPATFAPFQIRSFNKPKEQLHLRHRYLYLRYPEMQSNLRTRSNILMKMRKFLVDTHEFVEVETPTLFCRTPGGAKEFIVPTRHKGQFYSLIQSPQQHKQMLMAGAIDRYFQVARCYRDEATRIDRQPEFTQMDIEMSFASRENIMSLVEDLVRCSWPHPLPSPFPCFTYQEILSKYGTDKPDTSYDLLLQNITNHLNTNGNLSSNVEDFGAFAIVVRQKMNINISNNFKKSLQESAIERFPNVRLICSRIKQPLDQWCTSIAILGKDVMQVIAAELELSIGETLFIAYGPKDKVCWCLGEIRSKLGEQAKTNNQLEQTSSAETPMWVIDFPLFNKGDDNQLETCHHPFTAPHPDDFHLLKTNPLKVRSLAYDLVLAGNEIAGGSVRIHNSQLQREVLEMLKISPEPLEHLLKALESGCPPHAGIALGIDRLVAIACGAESIREVIAFPKSHEGRDPLSGAPSHLTQKDLDVYNICVPDSIDPAPKRLRTDV, from the exons atgacAATGTGGCGAGCGGCCGCCCGCGTCGCTGATG gTTTCCCCATACGGCGGCCTTTCAGATCATTCCCAAACCCTGGCTACCCAATGGAGCCTTTCGAGACGATGCCTCGTCGAGTCAGCTGTGGAGAACTTCGCACCCAGCACATTGGCGCCCTGGTCGAGCTAGCTGGTAGCGTACAGGAGAAACGCCTCGGTCGGTTTTTGCTGCTGAGAGACGCCCATGGGACCACACAACTCGTCATCCCCGATGAA CGACCCGACATCAACAAACGTCTCTCCAATTTGCCTCTACGTTCCTTCATATCTGTCATCGGGTGGGTTTTATCCCGTCCCGGTGGAGCTATTAACGAG ACTATGGTCACCGGTCAAGTAGAAGTTTCTATTCAAGAAGTTGTTATGGTACGTGTCAATCGtggtaattttatcaaaaatgacAAAAACATCAGAGGGAAGATGATAAATTCACAGACAGCTTCCGTTCGAAACTACACCACATCCGCTTACGCCAAATCTCTCACGACGGAAGAGTACACAAAGTGCA AAGGAAGTGAGAGCCTAATTTTACAAATGCAAAATAGAGCAGAAACTTGTGGCGACTTCAGCTCTGACGATGTCGGACGCAAAGTCACTCTGATCGGTTGGATACACGGTCAACATTTACCAAGATTCATCAAGCTTAAAGACGGGCATGGAATCATACAATGCCTAATTCCAATAGTT AAACCTGAGCTTCAAAATGTTCTCAAAACCATTACATCCGAGGATGTTTTACAAGTTGTAGGAACTGTAATGGCAAGGCCCACGTCTCAAGTTAACATG CAAGAAGGTGGCGGTGATATCGAAATATTAGTCAACGAAATTATCAAACTAGATCCCAATTTACCTGTACCAATATTAGATGAAGAAATAGACGAGCCAaag ccaAATGAAACTGGTATCAACTCCCACACTTGGCGAACTCATACTTGCGGAGAACTCAACATTGAACATGTCGGACAGCAAATTACGTTATGCGGTTGGTTAGAGCATTGTCGCCTTGgaaagtttttcactatacGTGATTCTTACGGTGTTACCCAATGCATTATATCCGATGAA AATGTCCAAGCATACTCCATTCACAACATTCCATTAGAGTCGACTTTAGAAGTGAAAGGTCACGTCGGGGCTCGACCGGCGTCATCGATAAATCCTAATATGGATACTGGAGAAATAGAAGTGTTAATAAATTCGTTGAAAGTTTTAAACCCAGCTACTTTTGCCCCATTTCAAATACGATCGTTCAACAAACCAAAAGAACAGTTGCATTTACGTCatag GTATTTATATCTTAGGTATCCTGAAATGCAGAGCAATCTGAGAACTCGTTCAAATATTCTAATGAAAATGAGAAAGTTCCTAGTAGATACGCACGAATTCGTCGAAGTAGAAACGCCTACGCTTTTTTGCCGTACTCCTggg GGCGCTAAGGAATTCATAGTTCCGACTCGACACAAAGGACAATTTTACTCGTTGATACAGAGTCCTCAACAACACAAACAAATGTTAATGGCAGGTGCTATAGATAGATATTTTCAAGTAGCTAGATGTTACAG AGATGAGGCGACACGAATAGATCGACAGCCCGAATTCACACAGATGGATATAGAAATGTCTTTCGCAAGCCGTGAAAATATAATGTCTCTGGTAGAAGATTTAGTTCGTTGCTCGTGGCCTCATCCACTACCGTCGCCGTTCCCATGTTTTACTTATCAAGAAATCTTATCCAAATACGGCACAGACAAACCGGACACATCTTACGATTTACTA CTCCAAAATATAACAAATCACCTCAACACCAATGGAAATTTAAGCAGCAACGTTGAAGATTTCGGTGCCTTTGCGATCGTCGTACGCCAAaagatgaatataaatatatcgaaCAATTTTAAAAAGTCTTTGCAAGAGTCCGCTATAGAAAGATTTCCGAATGTCCGTTTGATATGCTCACGTATAAAACAGCCACTCGATCAATGGTGCACGTCAATTGCTATTTTAGGCAAGGATGTTATGCAAGTGATCGCTGCAGAACTTGAACTTTCCATCGGAGAGACTTTATTCATAGCTTACGGTCCTAAAGATAAAGTC tgtTGGTGTTTGGGAGAAATACGGTCGAAATTAGGAGAACAGGCTAAAACCAACAATCAATTGGAACAAACATCATCTGCAGAAACTCCAATGTGGGTTATTGACTTTCCTCTTTTCAACAAAGGTGACGATAATCAACTGGAAACTTGCCACCATCCTTTCACGGCGCCGCATCCTGATGATTTCCATTTACTTAAAACTAATCCATTGAAG gTACGCAGTTTAGCATACGATTTGGTTTTAGCTGGAAATGAAATCGCCGGAGGTTCCGTCAGAATACACAACAGTCAACTCCAACGAGAAGTATTAgaaatgttgaaaatttcaCCCGAGCCGTTGGAACATTTATTGAAGGCTCTTGAAAGTGGTTGTCCTCCACACGCCGGAATTGCTCTCG GTATTGATAGATTGGTGGCGATTGCTTGCGGCGCCGAATCCATCAGAGAAGTTATAGCTTTTCCCAAATCTCACGAAGGTCGGGATCCTTTATCTGGTGCGCCGAGTCATCTCACTCAAAAGGATTTGGACGTTTACAATATTTGtgtacctgattcaatagatccAGCTCCGAAAAGACTACGAACGGATGTCTAA
- the Wdr82 gene encoding WD repeat domain 82, with protein MKLIDQVVRSFKVAKVFRENTDKINSIDFSPSGETLISCSEDDQIVIYDCEKGTQMITVNSKKYGVDLIHFTHAKNTAIHSSTKVDDTIRYLSLHDNKYIRYFPGHTKKVVTLCLSPVEDTFLSGSLDKTLRLWDLRSPNCQGLMALPGRPVAAYDPEGLIFAAGVNSESIKLYDLRSFEKGPFITFKLNQEKECDWTGLKFSRDGKTMLISTNGSIIRLVDAFHGTPLQTFTGHLNNKGIPIEASFSPDSQFIFSGSTDGRVHVWNADTGYKVCVLNGDHPAPIQCVQFNPKFMMLASACTNMAFWLPTIEDV; from the coding sequence ATGAAGCTCATCGACCAGGTGGTGCGCAGCTTCAAAGTCGCCAAAGTCTTCCGCGAGAACACCGACAAGATCAACAGCATCGACTTCTCGCCGAGCGGCGAAACCCTCATCTCCTGCTCGGAAGACGACCAGATCGTCATCTACGACTGCGAGAAGGGCACCCAGATGATCACAGTCAACAGCAAAAAGTACGGAGTGGATCTGATACACTTCACGCACGCCAAGAACACAGCCATCCACAGCTCCACTAAAGTAGACGACACCATTCGCTACCTGTCACTGCACgacaataaatacatacgctACTTTCCCGGACACACCAAGAAGGTAGTCACGTTATGTCTGTCCCCGGTCGAAGACACTTTCTTATCGGGGTCTTTGGATAAAACCCTACGCCTTTGGGATCTGCGCTCTCCCAACTGCCAAGGTTTGATGGCCCTGCCGGGAAGGCCGGTCGCCGCTTACGATCCAGAGGGTCTCATATTCGCCGCCGGAGTCAACTCCGAGAGCATCAAACTATACGACTTGCGCTCCTTCGAGAAAGGGCcgttcatcacattcaaattaaatcaaGAAAAGGAATGCGACTGGACCGGATTGAAGTTCTCCAGAGACGGCAAGACGATGCTCATCAGCACCAACGGCTCCATCATTCGCTTAGTAGACGCTTTCCATGGCACGCCTCTGCAGACGTTTACCGGTCATTTGAACAACAAAGGCATACCGATCGAAGCCTCTTTCAGTCCCGATTCTCAATTCATCTTCAGCGGTTCGACCGATGGACGTGTCCACGTCTGGAACGCAGACACCGGCTACAAAGTTTGCGTTTTAAACGGCGACCATCCAGCGCCGATACAGTGTGTGCAGTTCAACCCCAAGTTCATGATGCTCGCTTCGGCTTGCACGAATATGGCCTTCTGGCTGCCGACCATTGAGGACGTTTAA
- the O-fut1 gene encoding O-fucosyltransferase 1, giving the protein MDLTLLKASLLILVFSTVDGIEDVDPAGYIAYCPCMGRFGNQADHFLGALAFAKGINRTLILPPWVEYRMGEAKSIQVPFDTYFAIEPFKDYHRVITMHQFMEKLADSVWPPEERIAFCYVPRSDADTLVKTCNAKEGNPFGPFWDTFTIDFAGSEFYGPLHYDVHRGTMVEQWNEKYPPEKWPVLAFTGAPASFPVQDENRSLHKYLQWNAAMTERVKKYIKENLSGGGFIGIHLRNGADWVRACQHVPQSPTLFASPQCVGYRNEYGAVTHAMCLPSRHDIVKQLKRQVKIMKDVKYIFVASDSNHMVQELEEAFKRQTISIRKLDRSDPHMDLAILGYANHFIGNCVSSYSAFVKRERDAKGFPSSFWAFPTVKSSHSYSHEEL; this is encoded by the exons ATGGATCTAACACTATTGAAAGCATCCCTTTTAATACTAGTGTTTTCAACGGTCGACGGCATTGAAGATGTTGATCCAGCAGGCTACATTGCATACTGTCCATGTATGG GCCGTTTCGGAAACCAAGCTGACCATTTTTTAGGCGCATTAGCATTCGCTAAAGGTATCAACCGAACATTAATCCTACCGCCATGGGTAGAATATCGCATGGGAGAAGCTAAATCCATACAAGTCCCATTCGACACTTACTTTGCCATAGAACCTTTTAAAGACTACCACCGAGTCATAACGATGCACCAATTTATGGAGAAGCTGGCCGATTCAGTGTGGCCGCCAGAAGAACGAATAGCATTTTGCTACGTACCTCGCAGCGATGCCGACACTCTGGTTAAAACTTGCAATGCGAAAGAAGGGAATCCATTCGGACCGTTTTGGGACACCTTCACAATCgactttgccgggtctgaattTTATGGACCTCTACATTATGACGTGCACCGAGGCACGATGGTCGAACAATGGAATGAGAAGTATCCACCGGAAAAGTGGCCCGTACTGGCATTTACAG GTGCACCCGCAAGTTTCCCCGTTCAAGACGAGAACAGGAGTCTTCACAAGTACTTGCAATGGAATGCTGCGATGACCGAGCGTGTTAAGAAGTACATCAAGGAGAACTTATCCGGTGGAGGTTTCATCGGTATACATTTAAGGAACGGTGCCGATTGGGTGAGAGCGTGTCAACATGTTCCGCAGAGTCCTACACTGTTTGCAAGTCCTCAATGTGTCGGTTATAGGAATGAGTACGGTGCTGTTACTCATGCAATGTGTTTGCCCAGTCGACATGATATTGTCAA GCAATTGAAAAGACAGGTGAAGATCATGAAGGATGTTAAGTACATTTTTGTCGCTTCCGATAGTAATCATATGGTGCAAGAGCTGGAGGAGGCTTTCAAACGGCAGACTATAAGCATACGTAAACTGGATCGGTCTGATCCTCATATGGATCTGGCCATTTTGGGATACGCCAATCACTTCATTGGAAATTGCGTCTCATCTTATTCAGCGTTTGTTAAGAGAGAACGTGATGCGAAAGGCTTTCCGTCATCGTTTTGGGCTTTTCCAACTGTTAAATCCAGCCACTCATATTCACATGAGGAATTATAA
- the ND-13A gene encoding NADH dehydrogenase (ubiquinone) 13 kDa A subunit, translating to MHIDGLVSVVWLSADRFSAIDMSVCVSLRAAVTRSVTARNLVLVRNASWLPEDKTTHTGQKWDKDDYRMARFVDAPKQVNQNWAVNLIAEVPPKKSGSRVVWCDGGSGPEGHPRVYINLDKPGDHSCGYCGLRFVKEDHH from the exons ATGCATATCGACGGATTAGTGTCAGTTGTCTGGTTGTCAGCAGACAGATTCAGTGCAATCGACATGTCTGTGTGCGTATCTTTACGAGCTGCTGTCACTCGATCGGTGACAGCCAGGAATCTGGTGCTGGTCAGGAATGCATCTTGGCTTCCCGAAGATAAGACTACACACACCGGACAG aaatggGATAAAGACGATTACAGAATGGCCAGATTTGTCGATGCTCCCAAACAAGTCAATCAAAATTGGGCTGTCAATCTCATAGCTGAAGTGCCACCGAAGAAGAGCGGTAGTAGAGTTGTTTGGTGCGATGGAGGAAGTGGTCCTGAAGGCCACCCTAGAGTCTATATCAATTTA GACAAACCAGGAGATCATTCTTGTGGATATTGCGGTCTACGATTTGTGAAAGAAGACCACCACTGA